A segment of the Trifolium pratense cultivar HEN17-A07 linkage group LG7, ARS_RC_1.1, whole genome shotgun sequence genome:
GAAACATAATGATTTTTGGTGACATTCTTCAGTGTTGGAAGTGGTGGATTCTATAAAAAGGCTCTCTTGGGAGTGACTCTTGGCAAAGAAATTGGGATATCCTTGTATGTTCTATGACGGGTTTTCACTCCCAATGATTGATTGTTTGCTTAGATAAATTTGCTATTTTATTGTTAGGTGTTACTACTCGTACTTTATTTTTGTTGGGGAATTTAGTACTACTTATACTTTGTTTCATcttattattcaataaattaattttgtagtTCATAAAAAAAGTCCTAGACAAATATGAGTAATTGATTTAAATCCACTATAGcaatcaataacataaactaaTTGATGAACGACTAAAATCAATATAGATGAGAGAAATGACAAAAGAGGATCTAGACGGTGTAAAATGTCAACCATTTTTCCAGAGCAATTACTTACTGCATGACACAATAACAATGATAAATCTAAATTCCAATTACAgctttaaaattcaaaatattagtTTACTACTAAAAAATTAGTATTGACTTGACTTGTCAGAAATAGAAAAACCGCCTCATTGTATTTTCTCTCCAACCTCTTTTTTAACCTTTACAACCTTTCTTTCATCAAGATACTATAAGTTGTTCTTTTCTCACAGCTGTAGTAACTCACAACAACCTCTgttccctccctccctccctccctttCTCTCCCTTCATCTTCCTAATCCCACAACACACACACTTTCTCTCTTTTCCTTTCTATTCTTCAATTCCATGAATATTATTATAGCTACCGCTTAAGTCCCGAGTCACATCACAGTAACACTATGGCTTATCACAACCAAGACCACCCACTCCATCATTTCACagaccaacaacaacaacaaccaaccTCCGATCCTCACAACTCTTTCCAAACAGCACCTAATTGGCTCAACAACGCTCTTCTTCGAAACCTCGAAACCAACGTCAACGCTACAACAACAACCGCAACAAACAACAGTACCAATTTCCTCAACCTTGACACAACCGGCGCTGCTGCTGCTGGCTCCCAATCCTCCGGTCAATGGTTATCCCGTCCGATCCTACACCGTAATCAAAGCGAAGTCATCGATAACATCGCTGGAGATGGACTAAAGACAACGGAAAGCGGCGAAACAGCGGCGGAGGAAGGAGTTATGAACTGGCAGAAAGCGAAATACAAAGGTGAAATAATGGCTCATCCGCTTTACGAACAACTTCTATCAGCACACGTGGCGTGTTTGAGAATCGCCACGCCTGTTGACCAGTTGCCGAGAATCGACGCTCAGCTGGCAGAGTCACAGAGTGTTGTTGCCAAGTACTCTGCCTTTGGACAGGGCATGCTTGATGATGATAACAAACAACTCGACCATTTCATGGTATCTATTACATTTATTTCTCGATTATATcgatcagactttacttacatcgtagccgaactctggattaatAGTCCGAATTTAACCTTTTGAGCTTATTCTAATTTTACTTGATTTTTACTACTTTCTAATTTTAGTTATATCCTTAATTAACTTATACTAATTTTTTGATtagttattttagttttttatggtGGAATGTAAGTAATTATagttctttatttattttatttttttgtgacaGTTTGGTCAGTGGAggaatttattttgtgttgtaCTATTATGATTTTGAAATTATGGTTATTGATATTGTTGCAGTCGCACTATGTTTTGTTGCTTTGTTCGTTCAAAGAACAGCTTCAACAACATGTCCGGGTCCATGCAATGGAAGCAGTAATGGCTTGTTGGGAGATTGAACAGTCTTTACAAAGTCTAACAGGTGCAATATAtataatcttcttcttcttattatagTCTTTGTTACATTTTTAACATAATTAGGAGagtttcttctttcaattaaCTCAGATTCAGAGTACTTAAGTTCTCCAAATCAGGAATTATACCTGCAGTGATGTAAtctaattttcaaattttctt
Coding sequences within it:
- the LOC123897274 gene encoding homeobox protein knotted-1-like 3 isoform X2, with the protein product MAYHNQDHPLHHFTDQQQQQPTSDPHNSFQTAPNWLNNALLRNLETNVNATTTTATNNSTNFLNLDTTGAAAAGSQSSGQWLSRPILHRNQSEVIDNIAGDGLKTTESGETAAEEGVMNWQKAKYKGEIMAHPLYEQLLSAHVACLRIATPVDQLPRIDAQLAESQSVVAKYSAFGQGMLDDDNKQLDHFMSHYVLLLCSFKEQLQQHVRVHAMEAVMACWEIEQSLQSLTGVSPGEGTGATMSEDEDEQVDSDVNLFDGGMDGSDNSMGGFGPLVLTENERSLMERVRHELKHELKQGYKEKIVDIREEILRKRRAGKLPGDTTSVLKDWWQSHSKWPYPTEEDKARLVQETGLQLKQINNWFINQRKRNWHSNPSTSNVLKSKRKSNAGD
- the LOC123897274 gene encoding homeobox protein knotted-1-like 3 isoform X3; the encoded protein is MAYHNQDHPLHHFTDQQQQQPTSDPHNSFQTAPNWLNNALLRNLETNVNATTTTATNNSTNFLNLDTTGAAAAGSQSSGQWLSRPILHRNQSEVIDNIAGDGLKTTESGETAAEEGVMNWQKAKYKGEIMAHPLYEQLLSAHVACLRIATPVDQLPRIDAQLAESQSVVAKYSAFGQGMLDDDNKQLDHFMSHYVLLLCSFKEQLQQHVRVHAMEAVMACWEIEQSLQSLTGVSPGEGTGATMSEDEDEQVDSDVNLFDGGMDGSDNSMGGFGPLVLTENERSLMERVRHELKHELKQGYKEKIVDIREEILRKRRAGKLPGDTTSVLKDWWQSHSKWPYPTEEDKARLVQETGLQLKQINNWFINQRKRNWHSNPSTSNVLKSKRKR
- the LOC123897274 gene encoding homeobox protein knotted-1-like 3 isoform X1 — protein: MAYHNQDHPLHHFTDQQQQQPTSDPHNSFQTAPNWLNNALLRNLETNVNATTTTATNNSTNFLNLDTTGAAAAGSQSSGQWLSRPILHRNQSEVIDNIAGDGLKTTESGETAAEEGVMNWQKAKYKGEIMAHPLYEQLLSAHVACLRIATPVDQLPRIDAQLAESQSVVAKYSAFGQGMLDDDNKQLDHFMSHYVLLLCSFKEQLQQHVRVHAMEAVMACWEIEQSLQSLTGVSPGEGTGATMSEDEDEQVDSDVNLFDGGMDGSDNSMGGFGPLVLTENERSLMERVRHELKHELKQGYKEKIVDIREEILRKRRAGKLPGDTTSVLKDWWQSHSKWPYPTEEDKARLVQETGLQLKQINNWFINQRKRNWHSNPSTSNVLKSKRKRKSNAGD